The proteins below are encoded in one region of Coffea arabica cultivar ET-39 chromosome 4c, Coffea Arabica ET-39 HiFi, whole genome shotgun sequence:
- the LOC140004144 gene encoding peroxisomal (S)-2-hydroxyacid oxidase GLO4-like isoform X1, producing MSVAMNCIMRSCSDFFLKGYMAAEPVNVTEFQELARQALPKMYYDYYAGGAEDQYTLKENVEAFHRINILPRVLVDVGKIDISTSILGYRTSAPLMIAPTGMHKLAHPEGEVATARAAAACDTIMAVSFSSSCPLEEVASSCNAIRFFQLYVYKRRDISALLVQRAERSGFKAVILTADTPRLGRREADIKNKMIAPPLRNFDGLISTDVVTDKGSNLAAYASATFDASFCWKDITWLKSITNLPILIKGVLTPEDAIKALEVGVSGIIVSNHGARQLDYSPATISVLEEVVEAVQGKIPVLLDGGVRRGTDIFKALALGAQAVMIGRPVLFGLAANGEYGVKRVINMLKEELELSMALAGTCTVKDITRGHVRTQHDRPLCKI from the exons ATGTCAGTTGCCATGAATTGCATTATGAGAAGttgttctgatttttttttaaaaggatacatggCTGCTGAACCAGTAAATGTCACAGAATTTCAAGAACTCGCAAGGCAAGCCCTTCCAAAGATGTATTATGACTACTATGCTGGTGGTGCTGAGGACCAGTATACACTTAAGGAAAATGTGGAAGCATTTCACAGAATAAA CATCCTGCCAAGAGTTCTTGTGGATGTCGGCAAAATAGACATTTCAACTAGTATTTTGGGCTATAGAACTTCAGCACCCCTTATGATTGCCCCAACTGGCATGCATAAATTGGCACACCCTGAAG GGGAAGTTGCAACTGCCAGAGCAGCAGCAGCATGTGACACCATTATG GCTGTGTCCTTCTCATCTTCCTGCCCATTGGAGGAGGTTGCTTCAAGCTGCAATGCCATCCGCTTCTTTCAACTATAT GTTTACAAAAGGCGGGATATATCTGCTCTACTGGTACAAAGGGCGGAAAGAAGTGGATTCAAGGCTGTCATCCTTACTGCTGATACCCCTAGACTTGGTCGGAGAGAGGCTGACATAAAAAACAA GATGATTGCACCTCCATTGAGAAATTTTGACGGTCTCATTTCAACTGACGTTGTTACT GATAAAGGTTCAAATCTAGCAGCTTATGCATCTGCTACGTTTGATGCTTCTTTCTGTTGGAAG GATATAACATGGTTAAAGTCCATCACAAATTTGCCCATTCTGATCAAGGGTGTACTCACTCCTGAGGATG CAATAAAAGCTTTGGAAGTAGGAGTTTCAGGCATCATTGTCTCTAATCATGGAGCTCGGCAGCTAGATTATTCTCCAGCTACTATAAGTGTTTTGGAAGAG GTGGTTGAAGCTGTTCAAGGGAAAATTCCTGTTCTGCTTGATGGAGGTGTGAGGCGAGGGACGGACATATTCAAGGCCTTGGCCCTTGGTGCACAAGCTGTTATG ATTGGAAGGCCAGTTCTCTTTGGGttggcagcaaatggagaataTGGGGTGAAGAGAGTCATAAACATGCTGAAGGAGGAGCTAGAGCTAAGCATGGCCCTTGCTGGAACTTGTACAGTGAAGGACATCACTCGAGGCCACGTGAGGACGCAACATGATAGACCGCTATGCAAAATCTAA
- the LOC140004144 gene encoding peroxisomal (S)-2-hydroxyacid oxidase GLO4-like isoform X3 translates to MAAEPVNVTEFQELARQALPKMYYDYYAGGAEDQYTLKENVEAFHRINILPRVLVDVGKIDISTSILGYRTSAPLMIAPTGMHKLAHPEGEVATARAAAACDTIMAVSFSSSCPLEEVASSCNAIRFFQLYVYKRRDISALLVQRAERSGFKAVILTADTPRLGRREADIKNKMIAPPLRNFDGLISTDVVTDKGSNLAAYASATFDASFCWKDITWLKSITNLPILIKGVLTPEDAIKALEVGVSGIIVSNHGARQLDYSPATISVLEEVVEAVQGKIPVLLDGGVRRGTDIFKALALGAQAVMIGRPVLFGLAANGEYGVKRVINMLKEELELSMALAGTCTVKDITRGHVRTQHDRPLCKI, encoded by the exons atggCTGCTGAACCAGTAAATGTCACAGAATTTCAAGAACTCGCAAGGCAAGCCCTTCCAAAGATGTATTATGACTACTATGCTGGTGGTGCTGAGGACCAGTATACACTTAAGGAAAATGTGGAAGCATTTCACAGAATAAA CATCCTGCCAAGAGTTCTTGTGGATGTCGGCAAAATAGACATTTCAACTAGTATTTTGGGCTATAGAACTTCAGCACCCCTTATGATTGCCCCAACTGGCATGCATAAATTGGCACACCCTGAAG GGGAAGTTGCAACTGCCAGAGCAGCAGCAGCATGTGACACCATTATG GCTGTGTCCTTCTCATCTTCCTGCCCATTGGAGGAGGTTGCTTCAAGCTGCAATGCCATCCGCTTCTTTCAACTATAT GTTTACAAAAGGCGGGATATATCTGCTCTACTGGTACAAAGGGCGGAAAGAAGTGGATTCAAGGCTGTCATCCTTACTGCTGATACCCCTAGACTTGGTCGGAGAGAGGCTGACATAAAAAACAA GATGATTGCACCTCCATTGAGAAATTTTGACGGTCTCATTTCAACTGACGTTGTTACT GATAAAGGTTCAAATCTAGCAGCTTATGCATCTGCTACGTTTGATGCTTCTTTCTGTTGGAAG GATATAACATGGTTAAAGTCCATCACAAATTTGCCCATTCTGATCAAGGGTGTACTCACTCCTGAGGATG CAATAAAAGCTTTGGAAGTAGGAGTTTCAGGCATCATTGTCTCTAATCATGGAGCTCGGCAGCTAGATTATTCTCCAGCTACTATAAGTGTTTTGGAAGAG GTGGTTGAAGCTGTTCAAGGGAAAATTCCTGTTCTGCTTGATGGAGGTGTGAGGCGAGGGACGGACATATTCAAGGCCTTGGCCCTTGGTGCACAAGCTGTTATG ATTGGAAGGCCAGTTCTCTTTGGGttggcagcaaatggagaataTGGGGTGAAGAGAGTCATAAACATGCTGAAGGAGGAGCTAGAGCTAAGCATGGCCCTTGCTGGAACTTGTACAGTGAAGGACATCACTCGAGGCCACGTGAGGACGCAACATGATAGACCGCTATGCAAAATCTAA
- the LOC140004144 gene encoding peroxisomal (S)-2-hydroxyacid oxidase GLO3-like isoform X2, whose protein sequence is MYYDYYAGGAEDQYTLKENVEAFHRINILPRVLVDVGKIDISTSILGYRTSAPLMIAPTGMHKLAHPEGEVATARAAAACDTIMAVSFSSSCPLEEVASSCNAIRFFQLYVYKRRDISALLVQRAERSGFKAVILTADTPRLGRREADIKNKMIAPPLRNFDGLISTDVVTDKGSNLAAYASATFDASFCWKDITWLKSITNLPILIKGVLTPEDAIKALEVGVSGIIVSNHGARQLDYSPATISVLEEVVEAVQGKIPVLLDGGVRRGTDIFKALALGAQAVMIGRPVLFGLAANGEYGVKRVINMLKEELELSMALAGTCTVKDITRGHVRTQHDRPLCKI, encoded by the exons ATGTATTATGACTACTATGCTGGTGGTGCTGAGGACCAGTATACACTTAAGGAAAATGTGGAAGCATTTCACAGAATAAA CATCCTGCCAAGAGTTCTTGTGGATGTCGGCAAAATAGACATTTCAACTAGTATTTTGGGCTATAGAACTTCAGCACCCCTTATGATTGCCCCAACTGGCATGCATAAATTGGCACACCCTGAAG GGGAAGTTGCAACTGCCAGAGCAGCAGCAGCATGTGACACCATTATG GCTGTGTCCTTCTCATCTTCCTGCCCATTGGAGGAGGTTGCTTCAAGCTGCAATGCCATCCGCTTCTTTCAACTATAT GTTTACAAAAGGCGGGATATATCTGCTCTACTGGTACAAAGGGCGGAAAGAAGTGGATTCAAGGCTGTCATCCTTACTGCTGATACCCCTAGACTTGGTCGGAGAGAGGCTGACATAAAAAACAA GATGATTGCACCTCCATTGAGAAATTTTGACGGTCTCATTTCAACTGACGTTGTTACT GATAAAGGTTCAAATCTAGCAGCTTATGCATCTGCTACGTTTGATGCTTCTTTCTGTTGGAAG GATATAACATGGTTAAAGTCCATCACAAATTTGCCCATTCTGATCAAGGGTGTACTCACTCCTGAGGATG CAATAAAAGCTTTGGAAGTAGGAGTTTCAGGCATCATTGTCTCTAATCATGGAGCTCGGCAGCTAGATTATTCTCCAGCTACTATAAGTGTTTTGGAAGAG GTGGTTGAAGCTGTTCAAGGGAAAATTCCTGTTCTGCTTGATGGAGGTGTGAGGCGAGGGACGGACATATTCAAGGCCTTGGCCCTTGGTGCACAAGCTGTTATG ATTGGAAGGCCAGTTCTCTTTGGGttggcagcaaatggagaataTGGGGTGAAGAGAGTCATAAACATGCTGAAGGAGGAGCTAGAGCTAAGCATGGCCCTTGCTGGAACTTGTACAGTGAAGGACATCACTCGAGGCCACGTGAGGACGCAACATGATAGACCGCTATGCAAAATCTAA